In one Pseudarthrobacter oxydans genomic region, the following are encoded:
- a CDS encoding LysR family transcriptional regulator gives METNPDDLLVLLAVSRSAKFTTAAQSLGLNHTTVSRRIAALEKSLGGRVLARAAGGWELTDLGTRAVQVAEQVEAAMGSLGPAGKEPDPITGVVRMTATDGFSAYIAAPAVARLRRNHPGLCVEVVTMTRRALQQRSGLDIEVVVGEPQVHRAEAVRLGEYMLGMYASRAYLAEHGTPASVAELNEHPLVYFVDSMLQVDDLDAPRRLVPGMRDGVTSTNVFVHVEATRAGAGIGFLPCFMGDLHDDLVRLLPTEIAELLPYWMVLRPDSLRRPAVAAVVQALREQVAAHREKLLGRGKPSSIAP, from the coding sequence ATGGAAACTAATCCGGACGACTTGCTGGTCCTGCTGGCCGTCTCACGGTCAGCGAAATTCACGACGGCGGCACAATCCTTGGGACTGAACCACACCACCGTGTCCCGCCGGATAGCCGCTTTGGAGAAGTCGCTGGGCGGCAGGGTGCTGGCACGGGCAGCGGGCGGCTGGGAACTGACCGACCTGGGCACCCGGGCGGTGCAGGTAGCTGAACAGGTGGAGGCGGCGATGGGTTCGCTGGGACCTGCCGGCAAGGAACCGGACCCTATTACCGGCGTCGTACGCATGACCGCGACGGACGGGTTCAGCGCCTACATCGCTGCTCCTGCCGTGGCGCGGCTGCGGCGGAACCACCCGGGGCTGTGTGTAGAGGTGGTGACCATGACCAGGCGGGCGCTGCAGCAGCGCTCGGGGCTGGACATTGAAGTAGTGGTCGGCGAACCGCAGGTGCACCGGGCCGAAGCGGTGCGGCTGGGCGAGTACATGCTGGGGATGTACGCCTCGCGGGCCTACCTCGCCGAGCACGGAACCCCGGCCAGCGTGGCCGAACTCAACGAGCACCCGCTGGTCTATTTCGTGGATTCGATGCTGCAGGTGGACGACCTCGACGCGCCGCGCCGGCTGGTGCCCGGGATGCGCGACGGCGTGACGTCCACCAACGTCTTTGTCCACGTGGAGGCAACCCGGGCCGGAGCGGGGATCGGCTTCCTGCCCTGCTTCATGGGCGACCTCCACGACGACCTGGTCCGCCTGCTGCCCACCGAAATCGCCGAACTGCTCCCCTACTGGATGGTGCTTCGGCCGGACTCGCTGCGCAGGCCTGCGGTGGCGGCAGTAGTCCAGGCGCTCCGCGAACAGGTGGCCGCGCACCGGGAGAAGCTGCTGGGCCGGGGCAAACCCTCCTCCATTGCTCCGTAA